In Lacerta agilis isolate rLacAgi1 chromosome 1, rLacAgi1.pri, whole genome shotgun sequence, the following proteins share a genomic window:
- the LANCL1 gene encoding glutathione S-transferase LANCL1 isoform X2, which produces MERGLKSADPRDCTGYTGWAGIALLYLHLYNVYGDPSFLQMAQEYVKRSLSCLTKRSITFLCGDAGPLAVAAVVFHKLQNDKQAEDCIARLLHLPKLDPRVPDEMLYGRMGYLYALLFVNKQFGEEKIPQNHIQQVCEAVVASGENLAKRRNFTAKSPLMYEWYQEYYVGAAHGLAGIYYYLMQPGLGVSQAKLHNVVKPSVDYVCQLKFPSGNYPPCIEDKRDLLVHWCHGAPGVIYMLLQAYKVFGEQKYLSDALQCAEVIWQWGLLKKGYGLCHGTAGNAYAFLTLYNLTQDMKYLYRACKFAEWCLSYGQHGCRTPDTPFSLFEGMAGTIYFLADLLVPAKAKFPAFEL; this is translated from the exons ATGGAAAGGGGCCTGAAGTCTGCGGACCCCAGGGATTGCACTGGCTACACCGGCTGGGCAG GCATTGCTTTGCTATACTTACATCTGTATAATGTCTATGGAGACCCATCCTTCCTCCAGATGGCCCAAGAATATGTAAAGAGGAGTCTGAGTTGCCTGACAAAGCGATCCATCACCTTCTTGTGTGGGGATGCTGGACCTCTGGCGGTGGCTGCTGTGGTATTCCACAAGCTACAGAATGACAAGCAAGCGGAAGATTGCATTGCCCG CTTGCTTCATCTGCCCAAACTTGACCCTCGGGTCCCTGATGAGATGCTCTATGGACGTATGGGGTACTTGTATGCTTTGCTATTTGTGAACAAACAATTTGGAGAAGAAAAGATTCCTCAAAACCATATTCAACAG GTCTGTGAGGCAGTTGTGGCATCTGGCGAGAACCTGGCCAAGAGACGGAACTTCACAGCTAAGAGCCCCCTGATGTATGAATGGTACCAGGAATATTATGTAGGAGCTGCTCATGGCCTAGCAGGGATCTATTACTATCTCATGCAG CCTGGCCTTGGAGTGAGTCAAGCAAAGCTGCACAATGTGGTCAAGCCCAGTGTGGATTACGTCTGCCAGCTGAAGTTCCCGTCGGGCAATTACCCGCCATGCATTGAAGATAAGAGAGACCTGTTGGTCCATTGGTGCCACGGTGCTCCTGGCGTTATCTACATGCTCCTTCAGGCCTATAAG GTGTTCGGCGAACAGAAGTACCTCAGCGATGCCTTGCAGTGTGCTGAAGTGATTTGGCAGTGGGGGTTGCTTAAGAAAGGTTACGGGCTGTGTCACGGTACAGCTGGCAATGCATATGCGTTCCTGACTCTCTACAACCTCACTCAAGACATGAAATATCTCTACAGAGCCTGCAAg ttTGCAGAATGGTGTTTGAGTTACGGGCAGCATGGCTGTCGGACACCAGacactccattttctctctttGAAG GAATGGCTGGAACAATCTATTTCCTTGCTGACCTGCTGGTACCAGCCAAGGCCAAGTTCCCAGCTTTTGAACTGTGA
- the LANCL1 gene encoding glutathione S-transferase LANCL1 isoform X1, with protein sequence MAQRAFPNPFADYDKSLATGYFDSAGRLTPEFTQHLNNKIRELLQQMERGLKSADPRDCTGYTGWAGIALLYLHLYNVYGDPSFLQMAQEYVKRSLSCLTKRSITFLCGDAGPLAVAAVVFHKLQNDKQAEDCIARLLHLPKLDPRVPDEMLYGRMGYLYALLFVNKQFGEEKIPQNHIQQVCEAVVASGENLAKRRNFTAKSPLMYEWYQEYYVGAAHGLAGIYYYLMQPGLGVSQAKLHNVVKPSVDYVCQLKFPSGNYPPCIEDKRDLLVHWCHGAPGVIYMLLQAYKVFGEQKYLSDALQCAEVIWQWGLLKKGYGLCHGTAGNAYAFLTLYNLTQDMKYLYRACKFAEWCLSYGQHGCRTPDTPFSLFEGMAGTIYFLADLLVPAKAKFPAFEL encoded by the exons ATGGCCCAGAGGGCCTTCCCGAATCCTTTTGCAGACTATGACAAATCCTTGGCCACGGGATACTTTGACTCTGCAGGGAGG CTGACTCCTGAGTTCACTCAGCACCTGAACAATAAGATCAGGGAGCTTCTCCAGCAGATGGAAAGGGGCCTGAAGTCTGCGGACCCCAGGGATTGCACTGGCTACACCGGCTGGGCAG GCATTGCTTTGCTATACTTACATCTGTATAATGTCTATGGAGACCCATCCTTCCTCCAGATGGCCCAAGAATATGTAAAGAGGAGTCTGAGTTGCCTGACAAAGCGATCCATCACCTTCTTGTGTGGGGATGCTGGACCTCTGGCGGTGGCTGCTGTGGTATTCCACAAGCTACAGAATGACAAGCAAGCGGAAGATTGCATTGCCCG CTTGCTTCATCTGCCCAAACTTGACCCTCGGGTCCCTGATGAGATGCTCTATGGACGTATGGGGTACTTGTATGCTTTGCTATTTGTGAACAAACAATTTGGAGAAGAAAAGATTCCTCAAAACCATATTCAACAG GTCTGTGAGGCAGTTGTGGCATCTGGCGAGAACCTGGCCAAGAGACGGAACTTCACAGCTAAGAGCCCCCTGATGTATGAATGGTACCAGGAATATTATGTAGGAGCTGCTCATGGCCTAGCAGGGATCTATTACTATCTCATGCAG CCTGGCCTTGGAGTGAGTCAAGCAAAGCTGCACAATGTGGTCAAGCCCAGTGTGGATTACGTCTGCCAGCTGAAGTTCCCGTCGGGCAATTACCCGCCATGCATTGAAGATAAGAGAGACCTGTTGGTCCATTGGTGCCACGGTGCTCCTGGCGTTATCTACATGCTCCTTCAGGCCTATAAG GTGTTCGGCGAACAGAAGTACCTCAGCGATGCCTTGCAGTGTGCTGAAGTGATTTGGCAGTGGGGGTTGCTTAAGAAAGGTTACGGGCTGTGTCACGGTACAGCTGGCAATGCATATGCGTTCCTGACTCTCTACAACCTCACTCAAGACATGAAATATCTCTACAGAGCCTGCAAg ttTGCAGAATGGTGTTTGAGTTACGGGCAGCATGGCTGTCGGACACCAGacactccattttctctctttGAAG GAATGGCTGGAACAATCTATTTCCTTGCTGACCTGCTGGTACCAGCCAAGGCCAAGTTCCCAGCTTTTGAACTGTGA
- the LANCL1 gene encoding glutathione S-transferase LANCL1 isoform X3 has translation MAQRAFPNPFADYDKSLATGYFDSAGRLTPEFTQHLNNKIRELLQQMERGLKSADPRDCTGYTGWAGIALLYLHLYNVYGDPSFLQMAQEYVKRSLSCLTKRSITFLCGDAGPLAVAAVVFHKLQNDKQAEDCIARLLHLPKLDPRVPDEMLYGRMGYLYALLFVNKQFGEEKIPQNHIQQVCEAVVASGENLAKRRNFTAKSPLMYEWYQEYYVGAAHGLAGIYYYLMQPGLGVSQAKLHNVVKPSVDYVCQLKFPSGNYPPCIEDKRDLLVHWCHGAPGVIYMLLQAYKFAEWCLSYGQHGCRTPDTPFSLFEGMAGTIYFLADLLVPAKAKFPAFEL, from the exons ATGGCCCAGAGGGCCTTCCCGAATCCTTTTGCAGACTATGACAAATCCTTGGCCACGGGATACTTTGACTCTGCAGGGAGG CTGACTCCTGAGTTCACTCAGCACCTGAACAATAAGATCAGGGAGCTTCTCCAGCAGATGGAAAGGGGCCTGAAGTCTGCGGACCCCAGGGATTGCACTGGCTACACCGGCTGGGCAG GCATTGCTTTGCTATACTTACATCTGTATAATGTCTATGGAGACCCATCCTTCCTCCAGATGGCCCAAGAATATGTAAAGAGGAGTCTGAGTTGCCTGACAAAGCGATCCATCACCTTCTTGTGTGGGGATGCTGGACCTCTGGCGGTGGCTGCTGTGGTATTCCACAAGCTACAGAATGACAAGCAAGCGGAAGATTGCATTGCCCG CTTGCTTCATCTGCCCAAACTTGACCCTCGGGTCCCTGATGAGATGCTCTATGGACGTATGGGGTACTTGTATGCTTTGCTATTTGTGAACAAACAATTTGGAGAAGAAAAGATTCCTCAAAACCATATTCAACAG GTCTGTGAGGCAGTTGTGGCATCTGGCGAGAACCTGGCCAAGAGACGGAACTTCACAGCTAAGAGCCCCCTGATGTATGAATGGTACCAGGAATATTATGTAGGAGCTGCTCATGGCCTAGCAGGGATCTATTACTATCTCATGCAG CCTGGCCTTGGAGTGAGTCAAGCAAAGCTGCACAATGTGGTCAAGCCCAGTGTGGATTACGTCTGCCAGCTGAAGTTCCCGTCGGGCAATTACCCGCCATGCATTGAAGATAAGAGAGACCTGTTGGTCCATTGGTGCCACGGTGCTCCTGGCGTTATCTACATGCTCCTTCAGGCCTATAAG ttTGCAGAATGGTGTTTGAGTTACGGGCAGCATGGCTGTCGGACACCAGacactccattttctctctttGAAG GAATGGCTGGAACAATCTATTTCCTTGCTGACCTGCTGGTACCAGCCAAGGCCAAGTTCCCAGCTTTTGAACTGTGA